One genomic region from Pecten maximus chromosome 5, xPecMax1.1, whole genome shotgun sequence encodes:
- the LOC117328164 gene encoding protein SON-like isoform X1 yields MEEGSAGVGLIPLPVMGTIPLPDGSPTPKIKSRKPIRLVRYDIGKDEPQIPLPVAKKDPPKPAKELIAEKLSKKSNSSNMAKEMENKCSSDCKSDNQSLSKLKRSLMQKERNVEGPLEQSIVDEMFKDFLATKMQQIESEYQSKADDSVLRNGQIGEVVSSVEEMNRLLDDELTTISLNTSQKDSNIQQECSQSQSVSNRKHKLAEAKDCVKLETKSKRSKWDMKEKQEKDVSKDRSKPQIKTESVVCVKGTKSSSNLSMENSSKPSSNQHSWVNIESSGVKTNTENLRSTLPSSIIKTVQEKSVTDGTVSTQPADIKKDEDDHTRNVKTNINIALAAQFGKKTQVKKQISLKISQMSAEFISSGERTGKEAEQRKALEDDGNVAFFKGEVISSNDDDSEKHETNDEDSEEEEENNAVSETGSLSDSEKDTKTSKSKKKKKKKNKKHKKKKKHKSSKDQEKNETKRDDSKRKNRSSSRSRSPKRHRDSHSPSRKSRKSRSRSPKWEDRGFDAYDYRETARNRSRDRDRGRGRSRDRSRERSCDRSRDRTRNRSRDRGRDRGRSDRRSRSPEKSVDLRVKIDKAKLREIAIKNVLAMAKSGHGPSVDLTTIKAGGTSVDELTDFCKRISSKEKNRGTESFLSSSSEESEADEKEEEESFIHHPFKVREPSASIVMNIRNAKPLPVLTPQEKITEQSKLRMQFPVSSGSVHRLKEPEWVPVHKTTNALALVTNTPATVSMSAPVSTSMAMVSSTPNSTVAKDTPLTVHPPPSDPPPPPEERVFPETPNMPMDIGTIISERLLAVRKLQENPKDISALSNIANAQKKASMWATSKQLPGQFLGSTGAQILTPEELSGTDKRHQAWAKKDQFKKAAPVSGGIGMALLQKMGWKQGTGLGKNNEGSLEPLKLDIKTDRKGLTSQEEHSKRGKGHHGGKGHGGASGGGGGGGGGGGGGVFTHDLSSKHPVSALMELCNKRRWGPPDFQLIHESGPDHKKHFLFKVIINGNSYQPSVASNNKKTAKASTAAACLQELGLIPRT; encoded by the exons ATGGAGGAAGGCAGTGCTGGTGTAGGGTTGATACCTCTACCTGTAATGGGCACGATTCCCTTACCTGATGGCTCGCCTACACCTAAAATAAAGTCGAGGAAGCCCATTAGATTAGTGAGATATGATATCGGTAAGGATGAACCTCAAATTCCTCTCCCAGTTGCAAAGAAAGACCCGCCAAAGCCAGCCAAGGAATTGATCGCTGAAAAATTAAGCAAGAAATCAAACTCTTCAAATATGGCAAAGGAGATGGAGAATAAGTGCTCTAGTGACTGTAAGTCCGATAACCAAAGCCTATCTAAGCTAAAACGCTCCTTAATGCAAAAGGAAAGAAACGTGGAAGGACCTCTTGAACAGAGTATTGTGGATGaaatgtttaaagattttttggCAACTAAGATGCAACAGATAGAATCAGAGTATCAGAGTAAAGCTGATGATTCAGTGTTGAGAAATGGTCAGATTGGGGAGGTTGTTTCCTCTGTTGAAGAAATGAACAGACTTCTGGATGATGAGTTGACAACAATTTCTCTAAATACTTCTCAGAAAGATTCCAATATACAGCAAGAGTGTTCTCAAAGTCAGTCAGTGTCCAACAGGAAGCACAAATTGGCAGAGGCAAAGGACTGTGTAAAATTAGAGACAAAAAGCAAAAGATCAAAATGGGATATGAAAGAGAAGCAGGAGAAGGATGTTAGTAAGGACAGATCTAAACCACAGATAAAAACAGAAAGTGTTGTATGTGTAAAAGGTACAAAGTCGTCATCTAACTTGTCGATGGAAAACAGTTCAAAGCCATCCTCTAACCAGCATAGTTGGGTCAATATTGAATCATCTGGAGTCaaaacaaatacagaaaatCTCAGGTCAACATTACCATCATCCATAATAAAAACAGTTCAGGAGAAGTCAGTCACAGACGGGACAGTATCAACACAGCCAGCGGATATTAAGAAGGATGAAGATGATCATACCAGAAATGTGaagacaaacataaacattgcACTGGCTGCTCAGTTTGGCAAAAAGACTCAGGTCAAGAAACAGATATCACTGAAAATCAGTCAAATGAGTGCAGAATTTATTTCCTCTGGTGAGCGAACAGGAAAAGAAGCTGAGCAAAGAAAGGCCTTAGAAGATG ATGGCAATGTTGCCTTTTTTAAAGGGGAAGTTATATCTTCAAATGATGATGATTCTGAGAAACATGAAACAAATGACGAGGATagtgaggaggaggaggaaaaCAACGCTGTCTCAGAAACAGGGTCGCTAAGTGACTCGGAAAAGGACACCAAAACTTCTAAGTccaaaaagaagaagaaaaagaaaaataagaagcacaagaaaaagaaaaagcaCAAGAGTTCAAAAGATCAAGAAAAAAATGAGACAAAACGAGATGATTCTAAAAGAAAGAACAGATCATCATCTAG gtcaaggtcaccaaagAGACACAGGGACTCTCATTCTCCAAGCAGAAAGAGTCGcaagtcaaggtcaaggtcaccgaaATGGGAAGATCGAGGATTTGATGCATATGATTACAG GGAAACAGCTCGCAACAGATCTAGGGATAGAGACAGAGGTCGGGGCAGATCTCGGGATAGATCAAGAGAGAGATCTTGTGACAGATCAAGAGATCGAACAAGGAACAGGTCCCGAGATAGAGGCCGGGACCGAGGAAGATCTGACAGAAGGTCAAGATCACCTGAAAAGTCTGTTGACCTACGTGTGAAGATTGACAAGGCCAAATTAAGAGAAATAGCCAT taaGAATGTTCTGGCTATGGCCAAGTCTGGCCACGGTCCTTCAGTGGACCTCACCACCATCAAGGCTGGAGGCACATCTGTGGATGAACTCACAG ACTTCTGTAAACGAATATCATCTAAAGAAAAGAACAGAGGTACAGAATCATTTCTGTCCTCATCATCAGAGGAATCAGAAGCAGATGAGAAGGAGGAGGAAGAAAGTTTCATCCACCATCCATTTAAAGTGAGAGAACCGTCTGCTAGTATTGTGATGAATATCAGA AATGCCAAACCTCTACCAGTGTTGACACCACAAGAAAAGATCACAGAGCAGTCCAAGCTAAGGATGCAGTTCCCAGTATCTAGTGGCAGTGTTCACCGTTTGAAGGAGCCGGAGTGGGTCCCTGTACATAAAACAACCAATGCCTTAGCTTTAGTGACCAATACACCAGCCACCGTATCAATGTCAGCCCCCGTCTCTACTTCAATGGCCATGGTCTCGTCTACCCCCAACTCTACTGTTGCCAAGGACACCCCTCTAACTGTACATCCACCACCTTCTgaccccccaccaccaccagaGGAGAGAGTATTCCCAGAGACACCTAACATG CCAATGGATATTGGAACAATTATTTCTGAACGTCTGCTTGCTGTGAGAAAACTCCAGGAAAACCCCAAAGATATTTCAGCACTAAGCAACATAGCTAATGCACAGAAAAAG GCCAGCATGTGGGCTACATCCAAACAGTTACCAGGCCAGTTCCTGGGATCTACTGGGGCTCAGATTCTTACCCCAGAGGAGCTGAGTGGCACAGACAAACGACATCAAGCTTGGGCTAAGAAG GACCAGTTTAAGAAGGCAGCACCTGTGAGTGGGGGTATAGGCATGGCCCTGCTGCAGAAGATGGGCTGGAAACAGGGTACCGGTCTTGGAAAGAATAATGAGGGTTCACTGGAACCACTTAAACTGGACATAAAGACTGACCGCAAAG GACTGACATCACAAGAGGAACATTCCAAGCGAGGGAAGGGACACCATGGAGGAAAGGGGCATGGTGGGGCCTctggaggaggaggaggaggaggcgGAGGTGGAGGTGGAGGCGTTTTCACTCATGATCTCTCAA
- the LOC117328164 gene encoding protein SON-like isoform X2, giving the protein MEEGSAGVGLIPLPVMGTIPLPDGSPTPKIKSRKPIRLVRYDIGKDEPQIPLPVAKKDPPKPAKELIAEKLSKKSNSSNMAKEMENKCSSDCKSDNQSLSKLKRSLMQKERNVEGPLEQSIVDEMFKDFLATKMQQIESEYQSKADDSVLRNGQIGEVVSSVEEMNRLLDDELTTISLNTSQKDSNIQQECSQSQSVSNRKHKLAEAKDCVKLETKSKRSKWDMKEKQEKDVSKDRSKPQIKTESVVCVKGTKSSSNLSMENSSKPSSNQHSWVNIESSGVKTNTENLRSTLPSSIIKTVQEKSVTDGTVSTQPADIKKDEDDHTRNVKTNINIALAAQFGKKTQVKKQISLKISQMSAEFISSGERTGKEAEQRKALEDGEVISSNDDDSEKHETNDEDSEEEEENNAVSETGSLSDSEKDTKTSKSKKKKKKKNKKHKKKKKHKSSKDQEKNETKRDDSKRKNRSSSRSRSPKRHRDSHSPSRKSRKSRSRSPKWEDRGFDAYDYRETARNRSRDRDRGRGRSRDRSRERSCDRSRDRTRNRSRDRGRDRGRSDRRSRSPEKSVDLRVKIDKAKLREIAIKNVLAMAKSGHGPSVDLTTIKAGGTSVDELTDFCKRISSKEKNRGTESFLSSSSEESEADEKEEEESFIHHPFKVREPSASIVMNIRNAKPLPVLTPQEKITEQSKLRMQFPVSSGSVHRLKEPEWVPVHKTTNALALVTNTPATVSMSAPVSTSMAMVSSTPNSTVAKDTPLTVHPPPSDPPPPPEERVFPETPNMPMDIGTIISERLLAVRKLQENPKDISALSNIANAQKKASMWATSKQLPGQFLGSTGAQILTPEELSGTDKRHQAWAKKDQFKKAAPVSGGIGMALLQKMGWKQGTGLGKNNEGSLEPLKLDIKTDRKGLTSQEEHSKRGKGHHGGKGHGGASGGGGGGGGGGGGGVFTHDLSSKHPVSALMELCNKRRWGPPDFQLIHESGPDHKKHFLFKVIINGNSYQPSVASNNKKTAKASTAAACLQELGLIPRT; this is encoded by the exons ATGGAGGAAGGCAGTGCTGGTGTAGGGTTGATACCTCTACCTGTAATGGGCACGATTCCCTTACCTGATGGCTCGCCTACACCTAAAATAAAGTCGAGGAAGCCCATTAGATTAGTGAGATATGATATCGGTAAGGATGAACCTCAAATTCCTCTCCCAGTTGCAAAGAAAGACCCGCCAAAGCCAGCCAAGGAATTGATCGCTGAAAAATTAAGCAAGAAATCAAACTCTTCAAATATGGCAAAGGAGATGGAGAATAAGTGCTCTAGTGACTGTAAGTCCGATAACCAAAGCCTATCTAAGCTAAAACGCTCCTTAATGCAAAAGGAAAGAAACGTGGAAGGACCTCTTGAACAGAGTATTGTGGATGaaatgtttaaagattttttggCAACTAAGATGCAACAGATAGAATCAGAGTATCAGAGTAAAGCTGATGATTCAGTGTTGAGAAATGGTCAGATTGGGGAGGTTGTTTCCTCTGTTGAAGAAATGAACAGACTTCTGGATGATGAGTTGACAACAATTTCTCTAAATACTTCTCAGAAAGATTCCAATATACAGCAAGAGTGTTCTCAAAGTCAGTCAGTGTCCAACAGGAAGCACAAATTGGCAGAGGCAAAGGACTGTGTAAAATTAGAGACAAAAAGCAAAAGATCAAAATGGGATATGAAAGAGAAGCAGGAGAAGGATGTTAGTAAGGACAGATCTAAACCACAGATAAAAACAGAAAGTGTTGTATGTGTAAAAGGTACAAAGTCGTCATCTAACTTGTCGATGGAAAACAGTTCAAAGCCATCCTCTAACCAGCATAGTTGGGTCAATATTGAATCATCTGGAGTCaaaacaaatacagaaaatCTCAGGTCAACATTACCATCATCCATAATAAAAACAGTTCAGGAGAAGTCAGTCACAGACGGGACAGTATCAACACAGCCAGCGGATATTAAGAAGGATGAAGATGATCATACCAGAAATGTGaagacaaacataaacattgcACTGGCTGCTCAGTTTGGCAAAAAGACTCAGGTCAAGAAACAGATATCACTGAAAATCAGTCAAATGAGTGCAGAATTTATTTCCTCTGGTGAGCGAACAGGAAAAGAAGCTGAGCAAAGAAAGGCCTTAGAAGATG GGGAAGTTATATCTTCAAATGATGATGATTCTGAGAAACATGAAACAAATGACGAGGATagtgaggaggaggaggaaaaCAACGCTGTCTCAGAAACAGGGTCGCTAAGTGACTCGGAAAAGGACACCAAAACTTCTAAGTccaaaaagaagaagaaaaagaaaaataagaagcacaagaaaaagaaaaagcaCAAGAGTTCAAAAGATCAAGAAAAAAATGAGACAAAACGAGATGATTCTAAAAGAAAGAACAGATCATCATCTAG gtcaaggtcaccaaagAGACACAGGGACTCTCATTCTCCAAGCAGAAAGAGTCGcaagtcaaggtcaaggtcaccgaaATGGGAAGATCGAGGATTTGATGCATATGATTACAG GGAAACAGCTCGCAACAGATCTAGGGATAGAGACAGAGGTCGGGGCAGATCTCGGGATAGATCAAGAGAGAGATCTTGTGACAGATCAAGAGATCGAACAAGGAACAGGTCCCGAGATAGAGGCCGGGACCGAGGAAGATCTGACAGAAGGTCAAGATCACCTGAAAAGTCTGTTGACCTACGTGTGAAGATTGACAAGGCCAAATTAAGAGAAATAGCCAT taaGAATGTTCTGGCTATGGCCAAGTCTGGCCACGGTCCTTCAGTGGACCTCACCACCATCAAGGCTGGAGGCACATCTGTGGATGAACTCACAG ACTTCTGTAAACGAATATCATCTAAAGAAAAGAACAGAGGTACAGAATCATTTCTGTCCTCATCATCAGAGGAATCAGAAGCAGATGAGAAGGAGGAGGAAGAAAGTTTCATCCACCATCCATTTAAAGTGAGAGAACCGTCTGCTAGTATTGTGATGAATATCAGA AATGCCAAACCTCTACCAGTGTTGACACCACAAGAAAAGATCACAGAGCAGTCCAAGCTAAGGATGCAGTTCCCAGTATCTAGTGGCAGTGTTCACCGTTTGAAGGAGCCGGAGTGGGTCCCTGTACATAAAACAACCAATGCCTTAGCTTTAGTGACCAATACACCAGCCACCGTATCAATGTCAGCCCCCGTCTCTACTTCAATGGCCATGGTCTCGTCTACCCCCAACTCTACTGTTGCCAAGGACACCCCTCTAACTGTACATCCACCACCTTCTgaccccccaccaccaccagaGGAGAGAGTATTCCCAGAGACACCTAACATG CCAATGGATATTGGAACAATTATTTCTGAACGTCTGCTTGCTGTGAGAAAACTCCAGGAAAACCCCAAAGATATTTCAGCACTAAGCAACATAGCTAATGCACAGAAAAAG GCCAGCATGTGGGCTACATCCAAACAGTTACCAGGCCAGTTCCTGGGATCTACTGGGGCTCAGATTCTTACCCCAGAGGAGCTGAGTGGCACAGACAAACGACATCAAGCTTGGGCTAAGAAG GACCAGTTTAAGAAGGCAGCACCTGTGAGTGGGGGTATAGGCATGGCCCTGCTGCAGAAGATGGGCTGGAAACAGGGTACCGGTCTTGGAAAGAATAATGAGGGTTCACTGGAACCACTTAAACTGGACATAAAGACTGACCGCAAAG GACTGACATCACAAGAGGAACATTCCAAGCGAGGGAAGGGACACCATGGAGGAAAGGGGCATGGTGGGGCCTctggaggaggaggaggaggaggcgGAGGTGGAGGTGGAGGCGTTTTCACTCATGATCTCTCAA
- the LOC117328164 gene encoding uncharacterized protein DDB_G0284459-like isoform X3 has product MEEGSAGVGLIPLPVMGTIPLPDGSPTPKIKSRKPIRLVRYDIGKDEPQIPLPVAKKDPPKPAKELIAEKLSKKSNSSNMAKEMENKCSSDCKSDNQSLSKLKRSLMQKERNVEGPLEQSIVDEMFKDFLATKMQQIESEYQSKADDSVLRNGQIGEVVSSVEEMNRLLDDELTTISLNTSQKDSNIQQECSQSQSVSNRKHKLAEAKDCVKLETKSKRSKWDMKEKQEKDVSKDRSKPQIKTESVVCVKGTKSSSNLSMENSSKPSSNQHSWVNIESSGVKTNTENLRSTLPSSIIKTVQEKSVTDGTVSTQPADIKKDEDDHTRNVKTNINIALAAQFGKKTQVKKQISLKISQMSAEFISSGERTGKEAEQRKALEDDGNVAFFKGEVISSNDDDSEKHETNDEDSEEEEENNAVSETGSLSDSEKDTKTSKSKKKKKKKNKKHKKKKKHKSSKDQEKNETKRDDSKRKNRSSSRSRSPKRHRDSHSPSRKSRKSRSRSPKWEDRGFDAYDYRETARNRSRDRDRGRGRSRDRSRERSCDRSRDRTRNRSRDRGRDRGRSDRRSRSPEKSVDLRVKIDKAKLREIAIKNVLAMAKSGHGPSVDLTTIKAGGTSVDELTDFCKRISSKEKNRGTESFLSSSSEESEADEKEEEESFIHHPFKVREPSASIVMNIRNAKPLPVLTPQEKITEQSKLRMQFPVSSGSVHRLKEPEWVPVHKTTNALALVTNTPATVSMSAPVSTSMAMVSSTPNSTVAKDTPLTVHPPPSDPPPPPEERVFPETPNMPMDIGTIISERLLAVRKLQENPKDISALSNIANAQKKASMWATSKQLPGQFLGSTGAQILTPEELSGTDKRHQAWAKKLPVAIATTDGVTRRQYMCDLGLVCHYTPPVISAWTSLRRQHL; this is encoded by the exons ATGGAGGAAGGCAGTGCTGGTGTAGGGTTGATACCTCTACCTGTAATGGGCACGATTCCCTTACCTGATGGCTCGCCTACACCTAAAATAAAGTCGAGGAAGCCCATTAGATTAGTGAGATATGATATCGGTAAGGATGAACCTCAAATTCCTCTCCCAGTTGCAAAGAAAGACCCGCCAAAGCCAGCCAAGGAATTGATCGCTGAAAAATTAAGCAAGAAATCAAACTCTTCAAATATGGCAAAGGAGATGGAGAATAAGTGCTCTAGTGACTGTAAGTCCGATAACCAAAGCCTATCTAAGCTAAAACGCTCCTTAATGCAAAAGGAAAGAAACGTGGAAGGACCTCTTGAACAGAGTATTGTGGATGaaatgtttaaagattttttggCAACTAAGATGCAACAGATAGAATCAGAGTATCAGAGTAAAGCTGATGATTCAGTGTTGAGAAATGGTCAGATTGGGGAGGTTGTTTCCTCTGTTGAAGAAATGAACAGACTTCTGGATGATGAGTTGACAACAATTTCTCTAAATACTTCTCAGAAAGATTCCAATATACAGCAAGAGTGTTCTCAAAGTCAGTCAGTGTCCAACAGGAAGCACAAATTGGCAGAGGCAAAGGACTGTGTAAAATTAGAGACAAAAAGCAAAAGATCAAAATGGGATATGAAAGAGAAGCAGGAGAAGGATGTTAGTAAGGACAGATCTAAACCACAGATAAAAACAGAAAGTGTTGTATGTGTAAAAGGTACAAAGTCGTCATCTAACTTGTCGATGGAAAACAGTTCAAAGCCATCCTCTAACCAGCATAGTTGGGTCAATATTGAATCATCTGGAGTCaaaacaaatacagaaaatCTCAGGTCAACATTACCATCATCCATAATAAAAACAGTTCAGGAGAAGTCAGTCACAGACGGGACAGTATCAACACAGCCAGCGGATATTAAGAAGGATGAAGATGATCATACCAGAAATGTGaagacaaacataaacattgcACTGGCTGCTCAGTTTGGCAAAAAGACTCAGGTCAAGAAACAGATATCACTGAAAATCAGTCAAATGAGTGCAGAATTTATTTCCTCTGGTGAGCGAACAGGAAAAGAAGCTGAGCAAAGAAAGGCCTTAGAAGATG ATGGCAATGTTGCCTTTTTTAAAGGGGAAGTTATATCTTCAAATGATGATGATTCTGAGAAACATGAAACAAATGACGAGGATagtgaggaggaggaggaaaaCAACGCTGTCTCAGAAACAGGGTCGCTAAGTGACTCGGAAAAGGACACCAAAACTTCTAAGTccaaaaagaagaagaaaaagaaaaataagaagcacaagaaaaagaaaaagcaCAAGAGTTCAAAAGATCAAGAAAAAAATGAGACAAAACGAGATGATTCTAAAAGAAAGAACAGATCATCATCTAG gtcaaggtcaccaaagAGACACAGGGACTCTCATTCTCCAAGCAGAAAGAGTCGcaagtcaaggtcaaggtcaccgaaATGGGAAGATCGAGGATTTGATGCATATGATTACAG GGAAACAGCTCGCAACAGATCTAGGGATAGAGACAGAGGTCGGGGCAGATCTCGGGATAGATCAAGAGAGAGATCTTGTGACAGATCAAGAGATCGAACAAGGAACAGGTCCCGAGATAGAGGCCGGGACCGAGGAAGATCTGACAGAAGGTCAAGATCACCTGAAAAGTCTGTTGACCTACGTGTGAAGATTGACAAGGCCAAATTAAGAGAAATAGCCAT taaGAATGTTCTGGCTATGGCCAAGTCTGGCCACGGTCCTTCAGTGGACCTCACCACCATCAAGGCTGGAGGCACATCTGTGGATGAACTCACAG ACTTCTGTAAACGAATATCATCTAAAGAAAAGAACAGAGGTACAGAATCATTTCTGTCCTCATCATCAGAGGAATCAGAAGCAGATGAGAAGGAGGAGGAAGAAAGTTTCATCCACCATCCATTTAAAGTGAGAGAACCGTCTGCTAGTATTGTGATGAATATCAGA AATGCCAAACCTCTACCAGTGTTGACACCACAAGAAAAGATCACAGAGCAGTCCAAGCTAAGGATGCAGTTCCCAGTATCTAGTGGCAGTGTTCACCGTTTGAAGGAGCCGGAGTGGGTCCCTGTACATAAAACAACCAATGCCTTAGCTTTAGTGACCAATACACCAGCCACCGTATCAATGTCAGCCCCCGTCTCTACTTCAATGGCCATGGTCTCGTCTACCCCCAACTCTACTGTTGCCAAGGACACCCCTCTAACTGTACATCCACCACCTTCTgaccccccaccaccaccagaGGAGAGAGTATTCCCAGAGACACCTAACATG CCAATGGATATTGGAACAATTATTTCTGAACGTCTGCTTGCTGTGAGAAAACTCCAGGAAAACCCCAAAGATATTTCAGCACTAAGCAACATAGCTAATGCACAGAAAAAG GCCAGCATGTGGGCTACATCCAAACAGTTACCAGGCCAGTTCCTGGGATCTACTGGGGCTCAGATTCTTACCCCAGAGGAGCTGAGTGGCACAGACAAACGACATCAAGCTTGGGCTAAGAAG CTCCCTGTTGCCATAGCAACGACTGATGGTGTCACTAGGAGACAGTATATGTGTGACCTTGGCCTTGTGTGTCACTACACACCACCAGTGATCAGCGCGTG GACCAGTTTAAGAAGGCAGCACCTGTGA